The sequence CGATTTGTCTATCTCGCAACAGACGCTCTTGTCTCTGGGCATCTAGTACGGACAAGTAATCAATGAGGCCAGCCTTATACAAAGACTGCGCTTTAGATACGGCATTTTGTGCTGCGAACACCGCCTTGTCGATCTGGACTTGATTCTCCTGACTGCGTCCATAAGCAAAGAGGGTGGTATCGACTTCTTTAATTGCAGAATCGACCACCAACTGATAGTTCAATGCGGCCGCTTCAAATCTAGCTTCATTCATCTCTACTAATGCTTCCGATCGTCCACCGTCAAATACATTCCAATGCACACCAACCGATCCCGCCCATCCGAAAGAGTCGCTACTAAACAGATCATCAAAATCGCTTGCGGTTACCCCCGGAGCGCCGCACGACTTGCAGGGTTTAGCGTTTGTCTCGGTGGATATAACAACCAACCATCTTCGCTGTACGGGGTTTCAGTCGGAAGTAACTCAATTAACTGGCCGTTTGCCACTTCTTCTAAAATCATTACCCTCGGTAAGTAACTAATACCTCGACCTTGCAACGTCGCACTCTTAACGAAACCGATGCTGTCACAAATGATTCTTGGCGTAACTGGCACTAACGTATCATTCATCGGCCACTCTTCTTCGATATGGCCAGATGGGTGTCGAAAACAAATGGCATCATGAGAGAACAGCTGTGAGTCATCAGCAGGTGTACCTCGACGCTGAATATAGTCTGGTGAAGCCACGGCACAGCGTTCAATAGAAAGAAGATGTTTGGCTATAAGATTCGTGTTTCTGAGTGTACCACTATGAAATGCGATGTCTAAACCGTAATCAAACAGATCGACTAATCCATTGGTGATGGTTCTGATATCAAGTTGTACTTCTGGGTAAGCATCTTGAAAACGAAAGAGTATGTGCTGAACATGGGTATAAGTAGAAGGCAACAAGCCGATCTTTACTCGCCCCGTCAAGGATTGGTTATCACGGCTAACACGCTCACCAGCACTATCAATGATATCAATAGCCTTGATGATCTGTTTGTAGTAAGTCTCTCCATGATTGGTGAGAGAGATTGAACGTGTCGTACGATGAAACAGCTTGGTATTTAACTGCTGTTCCAGTTCACTGACTTTGCGGCTGACTTTTCCTCGCGGAATATCAAAGGCCTGTGCAGCGGAAGTAAAGCTACCCAACTCAACCACTTTGGCGAATATTTTAATATCCTCTAATTTCATTGTTCTTCTTATTCCCTAGGGTGTGCTGAAATTGTACGCAGGAAAAAACGCAATAAAAGAGACGGGGTTAGAATAGGGTGGGAGTAATAGCATTGATTTGAGCTAGAACAATTTATGGTGTGAATATATTGACTCCCAGCGTCAGGGAGTCAAACGAATTCGTCAAAAATTTGAGGGAATTAGAACTGGAAACGAACACCGAGTGTCGGTTGAACACCATAAACGCCATTGTTGCGGATATCCGCAGAAAGAACCAAGGTCTCTGTTGAGTGGAATTTGATACCACCGTGGAAAATCGTTTTGTCTTTTAACACGCCAATACGACCCGTCGCTTCCATCTGGTTCGTTAACCAAACGCGAAGGCCAACATTCAGCTCGGGTTTAAAATCCGTACCGCTTTTGTTCTTTTCGCTGATGTTATGAATGAGCATTTGACCATAAATGTCGGCGAACTGATTAAGAGGGCCGTTGAAACCGATACCACCCGCTAAATCCCAATCGCTCTCCAGCTTAGAATCTATACGTCCTACAAGGTGCAGGTTATCCATAATTTGCGTTCCGCCTTCAAGTCCCATGGTTAGTGGACTCAAACCACTGCGTGCTTCAATGTAGTTATAGCTAAAGTTGTTTGTTGCTGAAGCAATAGAGGATACGGCTAATAGACTCACAGCCAGAAATACGGCTTTTGGCTTAACGTTAAACATGGGTAACAGTCACTCCTATGGACAATTTTTTGACGAACTCTGTATTTCAAAAGGATGCAAATTATACGCCACTAAAATTTAATGAAAACCAATTATTTGTCATCATTCAGTTATTAAGCACGTTATTAGTGATAGACTATTGATTAGCAGAGCATAATCAATGTTAAACGGACGATAGATGACTTCAATTCCTGCGCAATCTTCTAAACTCACTCCTCTAATGGTGCAAGGCACGACATCGGATGCCGGAAAAAGTGTCCTAGTGGCAGGGCTTTGCCGTGTCTTAAATCGGCATGGTTTCAACATCGCGCCGTTTAAGCCACAGAATATGGCGCTCAATAGCGCAGTGACACCAGAGGGTGGGGAGATAGGTCGTGCTCAAGCGGTTCAAGCGCGAGCCGCCAAATTGTTGCCTCATACAGATATGAATCCTATCTTGCTTAAACCTTGCACCGACACAGGTGCGCAAGTGATTGTTCAGGGTAAAGCGGTAGGCAACATGCAAGCAATCGGCTTCAGTGACTACAAATCTTTTGCACTACCCAAAGTTCTAGAATCGTTTCATCGTCTCGCACGCCAATATCAATCCGTGATCGTCGAAGGCGCTGGCAGCCCAGCGGAAATTAACTTACGTGAAAATGATATTGCCAATATGGGTTTCGCCGAAGAAGCCGATGTGCCCGTCATTATTATCGCTGACATCGATAAAGGTGGTGTATTTGCCCATTTGTATGGAACCTTGGCCCTGCTATCGGAAACAGAACAAGCACGAGTTAAGGGTTTTGTTATCAATCGCTTTCGTGGTGACATAGAGCTACTCAAGCCCGGTTTAGATTGGTTAGAAAAAAAGACCGGAAAGCCCGTGTTGGGTGTACTGCCATACTTGCACGGTTTTAACCTTGAAGCGGAAGACGCGATTGTTTCTCAGCCAGAGACGACCCAACACCACAAAATGAAAGTTGTTGTTCCGGTACTGCCGCGGATCAGCAACCACACCGATTTTGATCCGTTGCGCCTACACCCAGAAATCGATTTTCAATATATCGGCAAAGGTGGCAGCTTGGCAGGTGCAGACCTCATCATTTTACCGGGAAGTAAATCGGTGCGTGCTGACCTCGCTTTTCTCAAAGAGCAGGGTTGGGAGCAAGAGATAAAGCGCCACCTGCGCTTCGGCGGCAAGGTGATTGGTATTTGTGGTGGGTACCAAATGCTAGGGCAATCTATCGACGACCCTGAGGGTATCGAGGGAGAGAGCGGAACTAGCTCAGGTCTGAACCTACTCAATCAAACCACAGTGTTACAACAAGAAAAAACGCTGACCAATGTGACTGGGACTTTGTTGCTTAACGGTGACGCTGTCACAGTGAAGGGGTATGAGATTCATGTCGGGGAAACCTATGGTAATGAGGCGCAACCTATTAAATTGGCAGACGAGCGTTTCGACGGTGCCATCAGTCAAGACGATCAAGTATTAGGCACTTATCTCCACGGTTTGTTTGACTCGCCGGACGTATCAGAGCAGCTTATCTATTGGGCGACAGGTGAAAAGCTCAAGTCTATCGATCATGACCAGGTTCAGGAAAACGCCATCAATCAA comes from Vibrio astriarenae and encodes:
- a CDS encoding cobyric acid synthase, which translates into the protein MTSIPAQSSKLTPLMVQGTTSDAGKSVLVAGLCRVLNRHGFNIAPFKPQNMALNSAVTPEGGEIGRAQAVQARAAKLLPHTDMNPILLKPCTDTGAQVIVQGKAVGNMQAIGFSDYKSFALPKVLESFHRLARQYQSVIVEGAGSPAEINLRENDIANMGFAEEADVPVIIIADIDKGGVFAHLYGTLALLSETEQARVKGFVINRFRGDIELLKPGLDWLEKKTGKPVLGVLPYLHGFNLEAEDAIVSQPETTQHHKMKVVVPVLPRISNHTDFDPLRLHPEIDFQYIGKGGSLAGADLIILPGSKSVRADLAFLKEQGWEQEIKRHLRFGGKVIGICGGYQMLGQSIDDPEGIEGESGTSSGLNLLNQTTVLQQEKTLTNVTGTLLLNGDAVTVKGYEIHVGETYGNEAQPIKLADERFDGAISQDDQVLGTYLHGLFDSPDVSEQLIYWATGEKLKSIDHDQVQENAINQIADAIEEHLDLSSIWPQLSKRTVASEERGLVD
- a CDS encoding LysR family transcriptional regulator, coding for MKLEDIKIFAKVVELGSFTSAAQAFDIPRGKVSRKVSELEQQLNTKLFHRTTRSISLTNHGETYYKQIIKAIDIIDSAGERVSRDNQSLTGRVKIGLLPSTYTHVQHILFRFQDAYPEVQLDIRTITNGLVDLFDYGLDIAFHSGTLRNTNLIAKHLLSIERCAVASPDYIQRRGTPADDSQLFSHDAICFRHPSGHIEEEWPMNDTLVPVTPRIICDSIGFVKSATLQGRGISYLPRVMILEEVANGQLIELLPTETPYSEDGWLLYPPRQTLNPASRAALRG